CCAGGACTGAATGACCATCTTGTTGCATAGTCATAATCTAACGGCTGAGCATTATCAACTTTTTTATCTGTTGGCTGCTGTATAGCAGGAACACCACGCATAGAATATTTATTGTACTCTTTAACTGACATTATAACATCTGCGTTCATTGCAACAGAAAGTCCTGCTCCTATAAGAACAAATACTCCTGCCATTAAAGCAGTTCGGTAATTTTCTTTTTTAACTAATCTGGCAATAAAAATATAAAGCACATAAATACCTATAAACAAATATGAATAGAATATCATCTGCATATGGTTCGATGTAAGCTGAATGTGGAACATAATAGTCAGCAGAGCAACATCAACAATCTTACTGAAGATATTTTTATAGTTGTAATCAATAAGTCTTTCAATCACCAATAAGATCAGCGGGAAAAGCATTATAGCGAAAACTTTTGTGTTGTGACCTGTAACCATTCTTTGAATCAAATCAGTCGCAAAGACTGCCATCAGAGAAGTAAATAATGCAACGAGCTTATTTTTGAATTTATAATTTGCATAGAGATAAAATCCTACTGCAAAAATTATATAGTAAATGACAATAGAAAAGATGGGACTTGATTCAGGGCTGCCGAATAAATTCAGTATCGTTCCGAATCCGTGACCGAATAAATCATAGACTCTTGGCGAGAAGCCAATAAGTCCTGCAAAGTTAGGCATTCCCATGAAGATGTAGGGAGTCCATAGCGCAAATATACCGTCCTTCTTAGCATCATCAAAAAATGTTTTGAAGCTGTCAAATGCAATATGGTCACCCGATGCAAATACTTTCCCGCCGAAAATCCCTTCACGGAAGAAAATAAAAAGGGCGAGAATAATAACGCCAATATAGATATAATTATCAAATTTGCCGAAGTTTAAATCGGAATCTTTCAGCTCGGAAGCCTGTCTGGATTTCGTTGAAGCAGTTAACTGCGTCTTGGTTTTAGCCATCTGAATTTCAGTTGTTTTAAAATGTAAAGAATTAAAATACTCTTAATAATGAAAAGTATAAATGGAAGTTTTTAGGTCTATATTAGGGCTGTAAATGAAGGATTATCTCAGATAATTGCTTGCTTTCAGTGTGGCGGGAAAAGTTTTGATAATAGTTATCAGTTGAAGGTATATCAAGGTTTGGATTCTGTTTCCATTTGTTAGTTAAGTCTTGCAAATAAGTTGTCAATTCCGCTTTCATATTTCTTTCAAACGTCTCGCCTGCATTTGCCTCCTTTATAATTCTTGCAAGGTCAGATGATTTTTTTGTAATGTTTATGACCGGCTTTTTAGCAGCAAGGTATTCATAAATCTTTCCCGGAATAACCATATCTTCATTGGAGACAACAGGGTTTATTAACAGAAGTACAGTTGAATCCATAAGATATTTTATCGAGTCATCATGGGAAACATAACCAACATCATTTAATATATCCGATAATCCAAGTTCGTTAATTTTTTGCTTTATTCCTTCTGAAAGTATTCCTACGAATCTCAATTTATATCTTACATCAGGATTTTTTTCTTTTACTTCTTTTAACGCTTCAAGAAAAACATCAGGGTCATAATAATCCGCAATTGTTCCAGTGTAAGTGATTACAAATTCACCTTTGGGCGGATTGGAAGAAATATCAAAACACCTCTCATCATAACCCATTGTAATTATTTCAATCTTATCGGGATTTATCTTATCAGATTTTGAAAGTAGCTTTTCCTTATATCCCCTGCCCACTGTCAGAACTTTATCAGCAGTTTCAAGAACTTCCCTCTCATATCCCGCATCTTTTTTCTTAGCCCACTTTGTATGGTAAAATTTATCGTAGTAAATAACATCGGTCCACACGTCGTGGAAATCAGCAATCCATTTTATTGATGGAAAGTACTTCTTAAGTTTTAATCCTATTAAGTGTGTTGAGTGCGGCGGCCCGGCGGTAACTATAACTTTAATATCAAACTTCTCTATCAGCTCTTTGGTTTTTTCAATAGCATATTTATTCCAGCCTGCACGAGGGTCAGGTATAAATAAATTACCTCTTACAAATCTCGCAAGCTTCTGCATAAAAGTCGGATTGCTTTCATTTGCAAAAGCTGCGGCAGGAACGTTTCCTTTTCCGACGGTTCCTTTATACAGCCAGAATAATTCAGCCGTATCTGTCTTAAAAATTTTTAAATCCTTAGGAATATCTTCAAGCAGAGATTTATCTATAGAAGGATATGTTGCCTTAGTATCATCCACGGTTAAAACCATTGGAGTAATTCCGTACTCAGGAAGAAAACGGCAGAACGAAAGCCATCGCTGAACTACAGAACCTCCGCTAGGCGGCCAGTAATAATTTATGATCAGAATATTCACTGTACAAATATCCGTTTTATAGATTATAAAAGTAATTCCAAAAATATTTTTTACGCTAAAAAACACAAATTTTTTCGTTATTTTCCTTTCTATGTCAGATCAATTTAAATTTAAAAGCTTAAAGATTTACGGCGAGGATGAGTGGCTTTTCGGAAGCCAGAAAAAATACCGCCGCGTTCTTGAAGAAATAGAGATAACATACATCTATGTTGAGCTAGCTCTCTTCAATAAACTATTCGATGAATCGGACTGGAGCACGAAAGTGAACTTCAAGGCATACGATTCCAAAAGGGCCATACTTTGTAACGAAACAAATGACGTACAGGTAAAAAAAGAAGAGAACATTGCATATATTCGTACAAGCTGGGGTGTAAAAACTCCCGGCGGCTATTGGAAAAAAGGAAGTTACAGATGGGAAGCATGGATTGACGGAACATTGATCAGAACAGAATATTTTTATATTGAGAATCAGGGAGTAGTAACAGAAGAATCCAACAACTATTTCAATCTAACTTCGGTAAAATTGTTTGAAGGACCGGTTGATGAAGTCCCTGCCGCTGAACGAAGATATATGAAGGCATTTGATTTTAAAAATACACGATATGTGTGGTTTGAAATGAATGCAGAATCATTGGTAAAAGATGACTGGACATGCGAACTCTTCTTCAGCTTTAAAAACGAAGCGGGTGAAACGAAGGGAGTTGATAATCAGTACAGGTTCATGAAGAAGCACGACGAGTACTTTACATTTACCGGCGGCTGGGGTAATGAATCCAAAACTTCCTGGTATCCGGGAAAATACTACCTCGAAATTTCTTTTATGGACTGTATGATTGCGCGCATTCCGTTCTATGTAAAAGACGTTGAAGAAGAAGCCGATGTGCAAAATTTATTGCTGACTACTCCTGCACACACCAACATAGTTTCAAAGATAAAAGGAAAAACCAAAGAAGAAACTGCAGAGGAAATTTTAGCAGAGCTGAACGGATTGATAGGACTTACAGAAATAAAAGATTCGATAAGACAATATTCTGATTACATAAAGTTCTTAAAGATACGTCAGGAGAAAGGATTAGATAAAGATGTTAAGATAGGTTTGCACTCTGTGTTCACCGGAAATCCCGGCACAGGAAAAACAACAGTTGCAAATTTACTGGGTAAGATTTATAAATCACTTGGTCTGCTTTCAAAGGGACATGTGTACGAAGTTGATAGAGCAGATTTAGTAGGTGAGTATATAGGACACACAGCTCCCAAAGTTAAAGCCGCTATTGAAAAAGCGCGCGGCGGTATTTTATTTATAGATGAAGCGTACTCACTTGCCAGAAGCGGTGAAGACAGCAAAGATTACGGTAAAGAGGTAATCGAAATTCTGATTAAGGAAATGTCCGACGGTCCCGGAGACATTGCTATGATTGTTGCAGGCTATCCGAAGGAAATGAAAGTGTTTATAGATTCA
The genomic region above belongs to Bacteroidota bacterium and contains:
- a CDS encoding glycosyltransferase, yielding MNILIINYYWPPSGGSVVQRWLSFCRFLPEYGITPMVLTVDDTKATYPSIDKSLLEDIPKDLKIFKTDTAELFWLYKGTVGKGNVPAAAFANESNPTFMQKLARFVRGNLFIPDPRAGWNKYAIEKTKELIEKFDIKVIVTAGPPHSTHLIGLKLKKYFPSIKWIADFHDVWTDVIYYDKFYHTKWAKKKDAGYEREVLETADKVLTVGRGYKEKLLSKSDKINPDKIEIITMGYDERCFDISSNPPKGEFVITYTGTIADYYDPDVFLEALKEVKEKNPDVRYKLRFVGILSEGIKQKINELGLSDILNDVGYVSHDDSIKYLMDSTVLLLINPVVSNEDMVIPGKIYEYLAAKKPVINITKKSSDLARIIKEANAGETFERNMKAELTTYLQDLTNKWKQNPNLDIPSTDNYYQNFSRHTESKQLSEIILHLQP
- a CDS encoding AAA family ATPase — encoded protein: MSDQFKFKSLKIYGEDEWLFGSQKKYRRVLEEIEITYIYVELALFNKLFDESDWSTKVNFKAYDSKRAILCNETNDVQVKKEENIAYIRTSWGVKTPGGYWKKGSYRWEAWIDGTLIRTEYFYIENQGVVTEESNNYFNLTSVKLFEGPVDEVPAAERRYMKAFDFKNTRYVWFEMNAESLVKDDWTCELFFSFKNEAGETKGVDNQYRFMKKHDEYFTFTGGWGNESKTSWYPGKYYLEISFMDCMIARIPFYVKDVEEEADVQNLLLTTPAHTNIVSKIKGKTKEETAEEILAELNGLIGLTEIKDSIRQYSDYIKFLKIRQEKGLDKDVKIGLHSVFTGNPGTGKTTVANLLGKIYKSLGLLSKGHVYEVDRADLVGEYIGHTAPKVKAAIEKARGGILFIDEAYSLARSGEDSKDYGKEVIEILIKEMSDGPGDIAMIVAGYPKEMKVFIDSNPGLKSRFNMYYNFPDYVPQELIKIAEYATAKKNVHIEPAAMNYLYEALVEGYRNRDSSFGNARYVNSIIEEAKMNMGLRLIQSGKLENCSEEDLSTIRIEDFQKIFKDKKGIKADIPIDEELLKTAMYKLQSMIGIENVKSEINEIVKLVRYFKEIGKDVNESLSLHSVFMGNPGTGKTTVARILSDIYKALGLLEKGHLVECDRESLVGGYVGQTAIKTGAMVDAAMGGVLFVDEAYSLTSGGNDFGSEAIEIILKRMEDFRGKFVVIVAGYTGKMNIFLESNPGLKSRFDKTFTFEDYNEKELYWIALKLLADRHVTPDEDAKNYLYQYCIEMFKNKDGYFGNGREVRKIVEEAVRNQNLRLADVPREKRTPEMIATLTTKDLEEFKIDSLKKEKKIFGFDTGKE